ATAAAACCATGCAGCACGGTGCAGCCGACCTGTCCAGGACCTACAGTAATAGGTAAGTTATGGATTTTGTCTCTGAGACACAAACTTCAAGCTAAGTtcacacaaacatgaacagtGATTCTTCCACCTGATTGAAGTCGTTGCTGTAATCTTTTCAAAGATGATCCTTGTTATAAATGTGAAGAAGGCTTCGAGCTACATGGAGGAAAGTGCTATTACTTCTCCATCAGTAATTCATCCTGGAAACAGAGCAGAGATGAATGTAGAGCTAAAGGAGGAGACCTGGTTAAGATAGACAGCAGAGAGGAGCAGGTATGAAACACTGCTGCAGGTTCATGTTCTCACATGTTTTATCACATCTTTATGTTTCACcttcacagcacagaaaaaGACTGACAAAGTaattttcttcatcttttcttGATCAGACTTTCCTGGAGAGAAGACTGAGAGATGTAATGACTGAATATGAGGACAAGTTCTGGATCGGATTGACAGACTCAGCATAGAGGGCAGATGGGTTTGGGCGGATGGATCATTACTGGATCAAAGGTTTGATTGttgtgaaaatatatttttttcatttccagttTTAAGGCTATCAGTTTTTACTGAAAcacttctttctgtttttcatctcTTAGTTTGAATTTTTGGAGTGGAAAACAGCCAGACAATTGGAAAGGGCACAATGGTGAACATCCTGATGGAGAGGACTGTGCGAGGATGGGGGAAAAAGGTGGAGCTAAAGATCTAAAGTGTTGGTTTGATGCATTTTGCTCAAATCCTCACAGAAGTATTTGTGAGAAAGCAGCAGTAAAAGGACAGTTTAAAAAGTATGTCTCTGAAATTCAGTCTATAAAACACCAGAGTGGAGTGATGCAGTAAcgtcacaaacaaaaaaaaattaatatattaaaaaatgtaacattttgcatctgatattttttttcttttttgatctGATTAATATAAACACGAAATGTGGGAGCACTTCTAAAATTCATTTAAGTGTTTTCAAAtgcttttttgttatttaaaaatatccCAAAAATTTCAGACTCCCCTGAATGAATGAATACTTCACTCAACTAGAGAAGAAACTATGAATTAATTATTATCAGTTTTGC
The sequence above is a segment of the Pelmatolapia mariae isolate MD_Pm_ZW unplaced genomic scaffold, Pm_UMD_F_2 NODE_ptg000466l+_length_26320_cov_1, whole genome shotgun sequence genome. Coding sequences within it:
- the LOC134623194 gene encoding hepatic lectin-like — its product is MKCESKLTETLSKIKPCSTVQPTCPGPTVIDDPCYKCEEGFELHGGKCYYFSISNSSWKQSRDECRAKGGDLVKIDSREEQTFLERRLRDVMTEYEDKFWIGLTDSA